One Pseudomonas sp. MM213 genomic window, ACCGTCCAGGAAGAATTTTTCCCGGTGATGCGTGAACTGGTGGCCCGTCGCGGCGACCTCGATCACATTCTGATCGAAACGTCGGGCCTGGCCCTGCCAAAACCTTTGGTCCAGGCCTTCCAGTGGCCGGAAATCCGCAGCGCCTGCACCGTTGACGCGGTGATCACCGTGGTCGACAGCCCGGCCGTGGCGGCCGGCACGTTCGCCGCGTTCCCGGACCAAGTGGATGCCCAGCGCAAACTCGACCCGAACCTGGACCACGAATCGCCGCTGCACGAGCTGTTCGCCGACCAACTGGCCAGCGCCGACCTGGTGATTCTCAACAAGGCCGACCTGATCAGCGCCGAAGACCTGGCCCGCGTACGCCTGGAAGTCGCCGAAGAACTGCCGCCCGCCGTCAAAGTCATCGAAGCCAGCAGCGGTCGCCTGCCACTGGACGTGCTGATCGGTCTCGGCGCCGGCTCCGAAGAACACATCGACAGCCGTCATAGCCACCACGATCATCACCACGACGGCGATGACCATGACGACCACGATCACGACGCGTTCGACTCCATTTCCATCGAACTGCCACAAGCCGACGAAAGCCTGTT contains:
- the cobW gene encoding cobalamin biosynthesis protein CobW; translation: MKTLAKLPVTIVTGFLGSGKTTLLRHMLDNAQGRRIAVIVNEFGELGIDGEILKQCSIGCTEEEANGRVYELANGCLCCTVQEEFFPVMRELVARRGDLDHILIETSGLALPKPLVQAFQWPEIRSACTVDAVITVVDSPAVAAGTFAAFPDQVDAQRKLDPNLDHESPLHELFADQLASADLVILNKADLISAEDLARVRLEVAEELPPAVKVIEASSGRLPLDVLIGLGAGSEEHIDSRHSHHDHHHDGDDHDDHDHDAFDSISIELPQADESLLMDALTQLVVKHGILRVKGFAAIPNKPMRLLIQGVGTRFDKHFDRQWGADEARTTRLVLIGQALDAAQLEAQLRAALSV